Proteins encoded by one window of Desulfovibrio ferrophilus:
- a CDS encoding DMT family transporter, giving the protein MKQQHQAYCYGLITVLLWSTVASAFKLSLRHMDHMQLLLYSSIASLMTLTVILMAQGKLTLLLSMNRRQWLVSAAFGLINPFLYYIVLFKAYDLLPAQEAQPLNYTWAVTLALLSIPLLGQKLSVKDLLALLISYTGVVLISTHGDPLGFTFSDPLGVALALGSTVIWALYWIFNTRDSRDPVVGLTANFACGTIYVLIATTLVSDVMVGDWRGLAGAAYVGVFEMGLTFVLWLKALKLSETTAKVGNLIFISPFVSLILIHFIVGEEILPSTIYGLMFIIAGIALQQIKRKV; this is encoded by the coding sequence ATGAAACAACAACACCAAGCCTACTGCTACGGACTGATCACGGTCCTGCTCTGGTCCACTGTGGCTTCAGCCTTCAAGCTGTCGCTCAGACACATGGATCACATGCAACTCCTGCTCTACTCATCCATCGCCTCGCTCATGACCCTGACGGTCATCCTCATGGCCCAGGGCAAACTCACATTGCTTCTCTCCATGAACCGCAGGCAATGGCTTGTTTCCGCAGCCTTTGGGCTCATCAACCCGTTTTTGTATTACATCGTACTTTTCAAAGCATACGACCTGCTGCCCGCGCAGGAGGCACAACCACTGAACTACACGTGGGCTGTCACTCTGGCCCTGCTGTCCATCCCTTTGCTTGGCCAGAAACTCAGCGTCAAGGATCTGCTGGCCCTGCTCATCAGTTACACTGGGGTCGTACTCATTTCCACCCACGGCGACCCGCTGGGCTTCACTTTCTCGGACCCGCTCGGCGTGGCTTTGGCTCTGGGCAGTACGGTCATCTGGGCCTTGTACTGGATATTCAACACCCGTGATTCCCGGGACCCGGTTGTGGGGCTGACCGCCAATTTCGCTTGTGGTACGATCTACGTGTTGATTGCCACGACACTTGTCTCGGACGTCATGGTTGGGGATTGGCGAGGGCTGGCAGGAGCCGCTTATGTCGGTGTCTTCGAGATGGGCCTGACTTTCGTACTCTGGCTCAAGGCACTCAAACTTTCGGAAACAACGGCAAAGGTCGGAAATCTGATCTTCATCTCACCTTTTGTCTCCCTGATTCTGATCCACTTTATTGTGGGCGAGGAAATCCTGCCGTCCACGATCTATGGCCTTATGTTCATCATCGCGGGCATCGCTCTGCAGCAGATCAAGCGCAAAGTCTGA
- a CDS encoding phosphoglycerate dehydrogenase has translation MKIALTTSSFATYSKEPLNLLSEAGIEYIMNPHGRKLAPTETVEVLQGCQGVVAGTEELSAAVLAQLPELKVLSRCGVGMDSVDIPYCEANGITVLNTPFGPTQAVAELTLGLILDLMRNVTQMDRELRSGTWKKRMGWQLSGKKVGVIGFGRIGQAVADVLRPMGCEIAYADPYPSCKDTLCLPLNELMAWADIVTLHCSKPSEACALVGREQIQAMRPGSWIVNCGRGGLVDESALYEALASGHLSGAAVDCFNDEPYTGPLSELENVVLTPHIGSYAREGRIQMEIDAVQNLIGALK, from the coding sequence ATGAAAATAGCCCTCACAACCTCATCGTTTGCCACCTACAGCAAAGAGCCCTTGAACCTGCTGAGTGAAGCAGGCATCGAATATATCATGAACCCCCATGGCCGAAAGCTTGCCCCCACAGAAACCGTGGAGGTTCTCCAAGGTTGCCAAGGAGTGGTCGCTGGAACCGAGGAACTCTCCGCCGCCGTGCTCGCACAGCTTCCGGAGCTCAAGGTCCTGTCCCGTTGCGGTGTCGGCATGGACAGCGTGGATATCCCGTATTGCGAAGCCAACGGCATCACCGTGCTCAACACTCCCTTCGGACCGACACAGGCCGTGGCAGAGTTGACTTTGGGACTGATTCTGGACCTGATGCGTAACGTGACCCAGATGGATCGCGAGCTTCGCTCCGGAACCTGGAAGAAACGCATGGGCTGGCAGCTCAGCGGCAAGAAAGTGGGAGTCATCGGCTTTGGGCGCATCGGACAGGCCGTGGCCGACGTGCTGCGCCCAATGGGCTGCGAAATCGCTTATGCCGACCCCTACCCTTCCTGCAAGGATACGCTGTGCCTGCCCTTGAACGAGCTTATGGCCTGGGCCGATATCGTCACCCTGCATTGCTCCAAACCCTCCGAAGCCTGTGCACTCGTCGGTCGCGAACAGATACAGGCCATGCGCCCTGGTTCCTGGATCGTGAACTGCGGCCGCGGTGGGCTGGTTGATGAATCCGCCCTGTACGAGGCCCTGGCCTCCGGGCACCTCTCCGGTGCTGCCGTAGACTGCTTCAATGACGAGCCATACACAGGCCCACTCAGCGAGCTTGAAAACGTAGTTCTGACCCCACACATTGGCTCCTACGCCCGTGAAGGTCGCATCCAGATGGAAATCGACGCCGTGCAGAACCTGATCGGCGCGCTCAAATAG
- a CDS encoding HAD family hydrolase: protein MSGIDVIVFDCDGVLLDSVTIKTETFCKLFEELGPEAVDYVRSYHLEHGGVSRYAKFEHYFKKFHGRSITEDESRALDQKFNQLALEQLLTTPILPGVKEFLSAHQDTWPLYVASGAPDYELKIILNKMKLDQHFKGIFGSPTPKAQLLADIVASEQADPQRVLMIGDSGTDLDAAQSVGTRFLGVGEFPSPITWMPDLTGLYAHVQSL, encoded by the coding sequence ATGTCCGGCATCGACGTTATTGTTTTCGATTGCGACGGAGTGCTGCTGGATTCGGTCACCATCAAGACCGAAACCTTCTGCAAACTGTTTGAGGAGCTCGGTCCCGAAGCCGTGGACTATGTACGCAGCTATCACCTTGAGCACGGTGGGGTCAGCCGCTACGCCAAGTTCGAGCACTATTTCAAGAAATTTCACGGCCGCTCCATCACCGAGGATGAATCCAGGGCTTTGGACCAGAAGTTTAACCAACTGGCTCTGGAACAATTGCTGACGACTCCCATTCTGCCCGGCGTGAAAGAATTTCTGAGTGCACACCAGGACACATGGCCGCTCTATGTAGCGTCGGGCGCGCCCGACTACGAGCTGAAAATCATCCTGAACAAGATGAAGCTGGATCAACACTTCAAAGGGATCTTCGGTTCACCCACTCCCAAGGCGCAATTGCTGGCGGATATCGTGGCCTCCGAACAGGCCGACCCCCAGCGTGTTCTGATGATCGGTGATTCAGGCACGGACCTGGATGCGGCACAATCCGTTGGGACACGTTTCCTCGGTGTCGGCGAATTTCCCTCGCCTATCACCTGGATGCCTGACCTGACCGGACTTTACGCACACGTCCAAAGCCTGTAG
- a CDS encoding glycosyltransferase yields MNIAFVNATRRFGGVKAWTLDLCRALDGMGHKTWIFARPGPFLDKAQAMGLDAREGWFGFDYRPLSVWRFMQFIKTNHVDALVANVGKDLRIAGIAARLCGVPVVHRVGLPRDMRDTLKVRNTHRFTKATLLSPCQFIKREMLQEVSFLSADDIHVIPTGKVPAAQAPAAVRTPRSIAVTSQLNPDKGHADLILALAELKRRGRQFHLHVAGTGRSEAELKQLAEQQGLSNAITWHGFVTDVNAILDQADIFCLPSLSEGLPNTLLESMARGLAPVARNVGGIGEAWPADLAPLDRTLVPLDNGMAGLGTALDKLLALGDEELNTLRTDVWKWFATHHSLNVRAAQFADYISKLPEQR; encoded by the coding sequence ATGAACATCGCATTCGTCAACGCCACTCGTCGCTTCGGCGGGGTCAAGGCCTGGACTCTGGATCTGTGCCGTGCTCTGGATGGCATGGGACACAAGACATGGATTTTTGCCCGCCCAGGACCATTTCTGGACAAGGCCCAAGCCATGGGTCTGGATGCCCGCGAGGGCTGGTTCGGATTCGACTACCGCCCGCTGTCCGTGTGGCGATTCATGCAATTCATCAAGACCAACCATGTGGACGCCCTTGTGGCCAATGTTGGCAAGGACCTGCGTATTGCAGGTATTGCCGCGCGCCTATGTGGCGTCCCGGTGGTTCACCGGGTGGGTCTGCCCCGTGATATGCGTGACACCCTGAAGGTCCGCAATACCCACCGCTTCACCAAGGCCACCCTGCTCTCGCCCTGCCAGTTCATCAAGCGCGAGATGCTTCAGGAAGTTTCTTTTCTGTCAGCAGACGACATCCACGTCATTCCCACGGGGAAAGTTCCTGCCGCCCAGGCTCCGGCTGCAGTACGCACGCCGCGCAGCATCGCCGTGACCAGCCAGCTGAACCCGGACAAAGGCCATGCGGACCTAATCCTGGCTCTGGCCGAGCTCAAACGGCGTGGGCGCCAATTCCACCTGCATGTCGCTGGCACGGGCCGAAGCGAAGCGGAGTTGAAGCAACTGGCCGAGCAGCAAGGACTGTCCAACGCCATCACTTGGCATGGATTCGTGACCGACGTAAACGCCATCCTTGATCAGGCTGACATCTTCTGTCTGCCGTCCCTGTCCGAAGGACTGCCCAACACTCTGTTGGAGTCCATGGCCCGGGGGCTGGCCCCGGTGGCTCGGAATGTGGGAGGCATTGGTGAAGCCTGGCCTGCAGACCTCGCCCCTCTTGATAGAACACTTGTTCCGCTGGACAACGGCATGGCGGGACTGGGCACAGCCCTGGACAAACTGCTTGCTCTGGGTGACGAAGAACTGAACACCCTGCGCACAGACGTCTGGAAGTGGTTCGCAACACACCATTCCCTCAATGTTCGCGCAGCCCAATTTGCAGACTACATCAGCAAGCTGCCGGAACAACGATGA
- a CDS encoding glycosyltransferase family 9 protein, whose protein sequence is MTSQDMTIDLDPKGVRRILVCQLRQIGDVLLSTPSIRLLRKRFPNAQIHLLTEKKTLSMVENNPDVTRVWAIDKKAHKNIAAQLAFYWQVASQRYDLVVDFQQLPRIRWVVALSRLFPPESGPQVRLTYDPPWYNRWLYTHWSSPVHGYAAMTKASVLRPLGISWNKEPPRLFLTATEQARAKAILIDHGIGPDDVLITVDPSHRRATRQWPEGHYGELIRLASQADSRLKFLVFYGPGEEHVARAVQDAAGVPACIVTKSMLSLRDMAGCIKHATLHLGNCSAPRHMAVGVGTPTLTVLGSTSNAWTFPGSDHKALAKGLDCQPCNENSCPSGSIRCMTDFMPDEVLPELLECAGLTKENQS, encoded by the coding sequence ATGACCAGCCAAGACATGACGATCGATCTCGACCCCAAGGGAGTCCGACGCATCCTGGTCTGTCAGCTCAGACAGATCGGAGACGTCCTGCTCTCCACTCCAAGTATCCGGCTGCTGAGGAAACGCTTTCCCAACGCGCAGATCCACCTGCTTACGGAAAAAAAGACCCTGTCCATGGTGGAGAATAACCCTGATGTGACTCGTGTCTGGGCCATCGACAAGAAGGCACACAAGAACATCGCCGCACAACTGGCCTTTTACTGGCAAGTGGCCAGCCAGCGGTATGATCTGGTGGTGGACTTCCAGCAGTTACCGCGTATCCGCTGGGTGGTGGCACTTTCGCGTCTGTTCCCGCCTGAATCCGGTCCGCAGGTCCGATTGACCTATGATCCCCCCTGGTACAACCGCTGGCTTTACACCCACTGGAGCAGCCCGGTGCACGGCTATGCTGCCATGACCAAGGCCAGCGTCCTGCGTCCTCTGGGCATCAGCTGGAACAAGGAGCCGCCCAGGTTGTTCCTGACCGCTACGGAGCAGGCTCGGGCCAAAGCAATTCTCATCGACCACGGCATCGGCCCGGACGATGTATTAATCACCGTAGACCCATCGCATCGCCGCGCCACACGACAATGGCCCGAGGGCCATTACGGAGAGCTGATCCGCTTGGCTTCACAAGCGGACTCGCGCCTGAAATTTCTTGTCTTCTATGGGCCCGGCGAAGAGCACGTGGCCCGTGCCGTACAGGATGCCGCCGGAGTACCAGCCTGCATCGTCACCAAATCCATGCTGTCGCTGCGCGATATGGCCGGGTGCATCAAACATGCAACGTTGCACTTGGGCAACTGCTCAGCGCCCAGACATATGGCCGTGGGAGTCGGCACACCAACCCTCACGGTCCTTGGCTCCACCAGCAATGCATGGACCTTTCCAGGCAGTGACCACAAGGCACTGGCCAAAGGTCTGGACTGCCAGCCCTGCAATGAAAATTCCTGTCCAAGCGGCTCCATCCGTTGCATGACCGATTTCATGCCCGATGAAGTCCTGCCCGAGCTCCTGGAGTGTGCGGGGCTGACCAAGGAGAACCAAAGCTGA